AAGCCGTGGTCAGCCTGCTCGACGAGCGCAACAAGGCCGTTGGCGACCGTCATCCGAAGCTGCTCGAGACGCCGTCCATGTACCAGACGGTGCGGCTCGTCGGCGATACGGTCAAGGAAGTCATCGAACATGCCTCGCCGAACGGCGACAAGGCGGATTCCTACTTCAACGCCTCCTTCATCCTGGGCGGCCAGATCAAGGGCAGTCCGCCCAGGCTGTTCATGATCTACCCGGAAGGCAATTTCATCGAGTCGACCGATGACACGCCTTTCTTCCAGATCGGCGAGACGAAATACGGCAAGCCGATTATCATCCGTGCCTATGACCGGACAATGGGCCTGGCCGAAACGGTGAAGCTGCTTCTGGTGTCCTTCGACTCGACGCTGAAATCGAACCTTTCGGTCGGGCTGCCGCTCGATCTGCTGTTCCTGGAGAACGACAGCTTCAAGGTCGGGCTCAATAGGCGCATCGGCCAGGACGATCCCTATTACCGCACCATATCCGACGGCTGGTCGAACGCCTTGAAGGCGGCCTTTGCCAGCCTGCCGGATTTTCCCGGTTAGGGTCCGCACGTCGCGGCCGGTTGGGCATTTAGCTGGCTTACCCGCTGCATTGCGGCTGGGGTCGGGAGGATAGATGGACAACGAGACATTCCGCGACTGGTCGAGGCGGGTGGCCGACTGGGGCGTCGATTACCGCGCCGGCCTGCGCGACCGTCCGGTGCGGCCGGCAATCGCGCCGGGCGAGATCTTCCGGAGCATCGAGGCTTCGCCGCCCGAAACGGCCGAACCGATGGAAAGGATCTTCGCCGATTTCGAAGAAAAGATCGTGCCGGGCATGACGCATTGGCAGCATCCGCGCTTCTTCGCCTATTTCCCCGCCAATGCGGCGCCGGTCTCGGTCGTGGCGGAGTATCTGGTCTCGGCGATGGCCGCGCAATGCATGCTGTGGCAGACCTCGCCGGCGGCGACCGAGCTCGAGACGCGCATCGTCGACTGGATGCGCCAAGCGCTTGGCCTACCCGAGGGCCTTTCCGGCGTCATCCAGGATTCAGCCTCGTCGGCGACGCTTGCGGCGGTGCTCACCATGCGCGAGCGGGCGCTCGACTGGCAGGGCAACAAAAAGGGGCTGGCCGGGCAGGGCAAGCTGCGCGTCTATTCCTCCGACCAGGTCCATACCTCGATCGACCGCGCCATCTGGGTCTCAGGCATCGGCGAGGAGAACCTCGTCCGCATCCCGGTCTCAGGACGTTTTCGCGCCATGGATCCGGCCGCGCTTGAGGCCGCAATCGTCGCCGATCGCGCGGCCGGCTTGCTGCCCGCAGGCATCATCGCTTGCGTCGGCGGCACCAGCATTGGCGGCACCGACGACATAGCCGCGGTGGCCGCGGTCGCGGAGCGGCACGGGCTTTACCTGCATGTCGACGCCGCCTGGGCCGGATCGGCGATGATCTGCCCGGAATACCGGCATTTCTGGGCAGGCGTCGAAGGCGCCGATTCCATCGTCTTCAATCCGCATAAGTGGCTCGGTGCGCAGTTCGACTGCTCGATCCAGTTTATTCGCCAGCCGGAAGACCTGGTGCGCACGCTGGCCATAAAGCCGGAGTTTTTGAAGACGTTGGGGCACGACGGCATCATCAACTATTCGGAATGGTCGGTGCCGCTCGGGCGTCGTTTCCGCGCGCTGAAACTCTGGTTCCTGCTGCGGGCCTATGGCCTCGAGGGCTTGCGCGCCATGATTCGCAATCATGTCGCCTGGAGCGAAGGACTGGCAGCGCGGCTCGCCAGGGAAGTGGATTTCGAGCTCGTCAGCGAGCCGATGCTGTCGCTGTTCTCATTCCGGCACAAAGCGCCATCGGGTACCAATCCGGACGAGCACAATCTGCGCTTGGTCAACGCCATCAACACCGACGGCCGCATTTACCTGACGCAAACGCGGGTGGAGGGGCGCGTGGCGATCCGCTTTCAGGCGGGGCAGTTCGAGTCGACGGCGGCCGATGTTGCCGCCGCGTTCGACGTCATAACCGAGATTGCCCGCCGCCCGTCCTGAGGCGGGTGGACGCGTTCCGCGCTGGTTTGCCTTTTGCAATCAGATGATTTTCGTTAGCCGGCTTATACCTTTTCTTCGCTTTCGTTTTCCGATATAGAGGAGAAAAACGAAAATGGAGGGACGCCCGGATGTTTCTTTCGCCACGCCACGCCGAAATCATCCAGATGGCGAAAGACCACGGCCGGGTTCTGGTCGAGGATCTGGCGACGCATTTCAATGTGACGCCGCAGACCATCCGCAAGGACCTCAACGATCTGTGCGATCAGCGGCTGCTCACCCGCATCCATGGCGGCGCGCTGTTCCCGTCCGGCATCGAGAACATGGAATACGAGGCGCGGCGCAAGATCGCGGCCGACGAGAAGGAGGCGATCGGCGGCGCGGCGGCGCGGTTGATCCCGGACAATGCTTCGCTGTTCATCAATATCGGCACCACCACCGAGGCAGTCAGCAAGGCGCTTCTCGACCATAACGGGCTGATGGTCATCACCAATAACATCAATGTTGCCAATAGGATGCGCATCTATCCTACGATCGAGGTGGTGATCGCCGGCGGCGTGGTGCGCGGTTCCGACGGTGGTGTCGTCGGCGAAGCGGCCGTCGATTTCATCCGCCAGTTCAAAGTCGATTATGCCGTCATCGGCGCCTCGGCCATCGATCATGATGGCGCGCTGCTCGACTTCGATTTCCGCGAGGTGAAGGTGGCGCAGGCGATCATAGCCAATGCGCGCCACGTCATCCTGGTCTCCGACCGGACCAAGTTCGAGCGCACGGCGCCGGTCCGGATCGGCCACCTTTCGCAGGTGAATACCTTCATCACCGATCGTTGCGACATCCCCTCGATTCGCCGGATTTGCGAGGAGACCGAGGTCCGGCTGATCGAGACGGCGCTCGAATAGCGGTGCTTCATGGCTGTTTCACGCAGCGATGAAATTTCGTTTGACATTCGCTTTGAGTTCGAAATAATTCCGTCACGGTTTCGTAAAACACAAAAATGGTGCAATGCGAAATCGTTGGAGGAACTTTTGGACACATCCCCGATCCATGACATTTTCGTCATCGGCGGCGGCATCAATGGCTGCGGTATCGCCCGCGACGCCGTTGGCCGCGGATTTTCGGTTTACCTTGCCGAGATGAACGATCTGGCGAGCGGGACGTCCTCCGGCTCGACCAAGCTTATCCATGGCGGGCTTCGCTATCTTGAATTCTACGAGTTCCGGCTGGTGCGCGAAGCGCTGATGGAGCGCGAGGTTCTGTGGAAGAACGCGCCGCACATCATCTGGCCGATGCGCTTCGTCCTGCCTTATGCCAAGGGCCTGAGGCCCGCCTGGCTGATCCGGCTCGGGCTGTTCCTCTACGATCACATCGGCGGGCGCAAGCTGCTGCCTGCGACGAAGACGCTGGACATGGCGAGCGATCCGGCAGGCAAGCCGCTCAAGCCATTGTTCCGCAAGGCTTTCGAATATTCGGATGGTTGGGTCAATGACGCTCGTCTGGTGGCGCTGAACGCTCGTGACGCCGCCGACCGGGGCGCCATCATCCGCACCCGCACCAAGGTCGTCAGCGCGCGCCGCGACGCCTCAATATGGACCGTCAAGGTGCAGAACGTGCTGACCGGCGACACCGAAGAGGTTCGCGCGCGGCTTCTCGTCAACGCCGCCGGCCCGTGGGTCGATCACGTTCTGCAGACAGCCGTCGGCCAGAACGAAGTCCATAATGTCCGTCTTGTCCAAGGCAGCCACATCGTCGTCGCCAAGAAGTTCGACGATCCGCGCGCCTATTTCTTCCAGAACAAGGACGGCCGCATCATCTTCGCCATTCCCTACGAGGAAGAATTCACGCTGATCGGGACAACCGACCGCGACTATCCAGGCGACCCGCACGATGTGAAGATCTCCGACGCTGAGATCGACTATCTGTGCGCTGCGGCAAGCGAATATTTCGCGGTAGCCGTGAAGCGCTCCGACATCGTCTGGACCTATTCGGCGGTGCGTCCGCTCTATGACGACGGCGCTTCCAAGGCGCAGGAAGCGACGCGCGATTATGTGCTGAAGGCCGATGGCGGGGAGGGCGTTGCCCCGCTTGTCAACGCCTTCGGCGGCAAGATCACGACCTTCCGTCGGCTTGCGGAATCGATGCTTGAGAAGATCGAAGGCTTTCTCGGCAAGCGCGGCAAGCCTTGGACGCATGACGCGCCGCTGCCGGGTGGTGATTTTCCCGCCACCGGTTTCGACGCGCAGGTCGCCAGGCTGAAAAAAACCTATCCGTTCCTTGACCAGAGGCTGGCGCGCCGGTTTACGCGGCTCTACGGCACGCGCGCGGAGAAGCTGCTCGGGCTCGCCAAGTCGAATGCCGATCTTGGCCGCAATTTCGGCGCCGATCTTTTCGAGGTGGAGGTTCGCTATCTCGCCGAGAACGAATGGGCGGTCACCGCCGATGACGTGCTGTGGCGCCGCACCAAGCGCGGCCTGCATTTCAGCCGCGAGCAGACGGCGGCACTGGAAGAATTCATGCGAGGGCTGAGCAGCCGTCACGTCGCGGCGGCGGAATGACGATCGACTGCTGAAGCGCAAGGCCGGGAGGAGGCGTGATGCTGGAACTGAGGAACGTGACGAAGACGATCGGTGCGCAGGAGCATATCCGCGACGTGTCGCTGACGCTTCAGCACGGCTCGCTGAATGTTCTGCTGGGACCGACGCTTTCCGGCAAGACCAGCCTGATGCGGCTGATGGCGGGTCTCGACGCGCCGACGTCCGGCTCGGTCTGGTTCGACGGGAAGGACGTTACCGGACAGCCAGTGCAGAAGCGCAACGTCGCCATGGTCTACCAGCAGTTCATCAACTACCCGGCGATGACGGTTTACGAGAACATCGCTTCGCCGCTCAGGGTTGCAGGCGTGGACCAGGCAAGGATCGACAAGGAAGTGCGCAATGCCGCCGCGCTTCTCAAGCTCACGCCTTACCTCGACCGCACCCCGCTCAACCTCTCGGGCGGCCAGCAGCAGCGCACGGCGCTTGCGCGCGCCATCGTCAAGAACGCCAGCCTGGTGCTGCTCGACGAGCCTCTCGCCAATCTCGACTACAAGCTGCGCGAGGAATTGCGCGCCGAATTGCCGAAGATTTTCGCCGCCGCGGGCACGATCTTCGTCTATGCCACCACCGAACCGCACGAGGCGCTTTTGCTGGGCGGCAACACGGCGACACTTTCGGAGGGCCGCGTCACGCAATTCGGACCGACCGTCGAGGTTTTCCGCAAGCCGGTCGACCTGGTGACGGCAAGGACCTTCGCCGACCCGCCGCTCAACACCATCGTGCTCTCCAAAAAGGGCGCGGACTTCCTGCTCGAAGGCGGCGTCAAGCTGCCGGTGCCGCCGGAACTCGCCGGCATTGCGGACGCCAGCTACACGATCGGCTTCCAACCTCATCATTTGTCGCTGGAGCGGCCGAACGCCAGCGCGGTACCGGTGCGTGCCAAGGTCACCATCACCGAGATCACCGGCTCGGAAAGCTTCGTCCATCTCGACTTCGCCGATGCGCGCTGGGTGATGCTTGCGCATGGCATTCTCGACTTCGAGACGGACGACGAGGTCGAGGTGTTCATCGACCCGCGCCACATCCTGGTGTTCGACCACAACGGCCGCGCCGTGACGGCGTCGAAGCTGGCAGCCTGAGGAGGATCAGATGGCGCGCATCGACGTCAATCATATCCGCCACTCCTACCTGCCCAACCCACGGAAGGATTCGGATTTCGCGCTGAAGGAGGTGCATCACACCTTCGAGGATAGCGGCGCCTATGCGCTGCTTGGGCCGTCGGGCTGCGGCAAGACCACCTTGCTCAACATCATTTCGGGATTGCTGCATCCCTCGCACGGCCAGCTTTTGTTCAATGGCAGGGACATCACCAATCTGTCGACGCAGGAGCGCAACATCGCGCAGGTGTTCCAGTTCCCGGTCATCTACGACACCATGACCGTCTACGACAATCTGGCCTTCCCGCTGCGCAACCGTCGCGTGCCGGAGGCGGACGTCGACCGCAAGGTGCGCGAGACGCTCGACATGATCGATCTCGCTTCGCTGGCGAAGAAGAAGGCGCGCGGGCTCACCGCCGACCAGAAGCAGAAGATATCGCTCGGCCGAGGCCTGGTTCGCTCGGACGTCAACGCCATCCTGTTCGACGAGCCGCTGACCGTGATCGACCCGCACATGAAGTGGGTGCTGCGTTCGCAATTGAAGCAACTGCATCGCCGCTTCGGCTACACCATGGTCTATGTCACGCATGACCAGACCGAAGCGCTGACCTTCGCCGACCGCGTCGTGGTCATGTATGACGGCGAGATCGTGCAGATCGGCACGCCGGCCGAACTCTTCGAGCGGCCGCGCCACACTTTCGTCGGTTATTTCATCGGCTCGCCGGGCATGAACGTGCTGCCGGTCGCGCTGGAAGGCAGGACGGCGAAGCTCGGCGCGCAGCGCATCGAGCTTCCGGGCGTGCCCCAGACTGCTACCGGGAAGGCGGAAGCCGGCGCCGTCGAGCTCGGCATCCGTCCCGAATATGTGCGGCTCGGCCGCGATGGCATGGCGGTGCAGGTCTCCAAGGTCGAGGACGTCGGCCGCCACAAGGTCGTGCGCGCCAATCTGGAAGGTAGGGAGATCGCCGCTGTGATCGGCGAGGACGACGAAGTGCCTGCCGACCCGAAAGTCCGGTTCGATCCGGCCGGCATCAACATCTATGCCGATTCCTGGCGCGTAGAGATGGGGGCCTAGATGGACAAAACCTGGAACAACAAGGCCTGGTTCCTTGTCCTGCCGGTTCTGGTGCTGGTGGCCTTCTCGGCCGTCATCCCGCTGATGACCGTGGTCAATTATTCGGGGCAGGACACGTTCGGCAACAACGTCTTCTTCTGGGCCGGCACCGAATGGTTCGAGGAGTTGCTGCACTCCGACCGGTTCTGGGAAGCGATGGTGCGCAACCTGATCTTCTCCTTCATCATCCTGGCGATCGAAGTGCCGCTCGGCATCTTCATCGCGCTCAACATGCCGAAGAAGGGCTGGGGCGTGCCGGTCTGCCTGGTGCTGATGGCGCTGCCGCTGTTGATCCCGTGGAACGTCGTCGGCACGATCTGGCAGGTGTTCGGCCGCAACGACATCGGCCTTCTCGGCTATTACGTCAATGCGCTGGGCTTCAACTACAATTATGTGCAGGACCCGTTCGACGCCTGGGTCACGGTCATCATCATGGATGTCTGGCACTGGACGAGCCTGGTCGTGCTGCTCTGCTATGCCGGTCTGGTCTCCATTCCGGATGCCTTCTACCAGGCGGCCAAGATCGACGGCGCCTCGCGCTGGGCGGTGTTCCGCTACATCCAGCTGCCGAAGATGCAGCGCGTGCTCCTGATCGCCGTACTGTTGCGCTTCATGGACTCGTTCATGATCTACACCGAGCCCTTCGTCGTCACCGGCGGCGGTCCCGGCAATTCGACGACCTTCCTGTCGATCGACCTCGTCAAGACGGCGCTCGGCCAGTTCGACCTCGGACCGGCGGCGGCGATGTCGCTGGTCTATTTCCTGATCATCCTGTTGTTGTCGTGGGTGTTCTACACCGTGATGACCAACTACGACGCGGAGCGCTGACAGATGACAGGCGCCAACGAGACGACACGCGTGAGCGAAACAGCGATCACCGAAGTGGGCAGCACGCTGTCGCAGGACGAGGTGGCGAAGCTGATGCGCCGCCGCGGCGAGGAATCGCGCTGGTGGTGGATCGTGCCGACGCTCTACATCGTCGTGCTGCTCCTGCCGATCTACTGGCTCATCAATATGAGCTTCAAGACCAATACCGAGATCGTGTCGTCGCTGACGCTGTTCCCGCACAACCCGACGCTCGCGAATTACCGCACCATCTTCACCGACGCATCCTGGTATTCGGGCTACATCAACTCGATCACCTATGTGGTGATGAACATGGTGATCTCGGTGGCGGTGGCGCTGCCGGCAGCCTATGCCTTCTCGCGCTACCGCTTCCTCGGCGACAAGCATCTGTTCTTCTGGCTGCTGACCAACCGCATGGCGCCGCCGGCGGTGTTCGCGCTGCCGTTCTTCCAGCTCTATTCGGCCTTCGGGCTCATCGACACTTATATCGCCGTGGCGCTCGCCCACTGCCTGTTCAACGTGCCGCTGGCGGTGTGGATTCTCGAGGGCTTCATGTCCGGCGTGCCGAAGGAGATCGACGAGACCGCCTATATCGACGGCTACTCCTTCCCGCGCTTCTTCGTGAAGATCTTCATGCCGCTGATCGCCAGCGGCATCGGCGTCGCCTGCTTCTTCTGCTTCATGTTCTCGTGGGTGGAGCTTCTGATCGCCCGCACGCTGACCACGACTGACGCCAAGCCGATCGCCGCAACCATGACCCGCACAGTCTCGGCCGCCGGCATGGACTGGGGCCTGCTCGCCGCGGCCGGTGTGCTGACGCTGATCCCCGGCGCGGTCGTTATCTGGTTCGTCCGTAACTACATCGCCAAGGGCTTCGCCCTGGGGAGGGTGTGACCATGAATCTCGACTTCTCCTGGATGGCGTGGACCTGGCCGACGGCGGCCTTCTTCGGAACCATCCTGCTTCTGCTGTGCGGCATGGCGGCCTGGGAATACGTCTCGCCGGGCGGCAATCCGCGTATCGGCGTCCTGCGCTTCGAGACGACGCGCGGCGATCGCCTCTTCCTTTCGCTGCTCGGCAGCGCCTTCATCCATCTCGCTTGGCTGGGTCTGGTTGGGCCCAACCTGTGGTGGGCTCTCGCTCTCTCCGTGGTCTACGCCATTGGCGTGTTCCGATACGTATAGAGGGGGAAACAGTCGGAGCGGCCGCGTGCTGGCGGCCACTCCGGATCACACTTCAAAACCTAAGACTGGAGGAGACACATGCGACGGCAATTTCTTACATCGACGACCGCCCTTGTCCTATTGCTGGGGGCGGGCCACGCCTATGCCGGGATGGACGAGGCAAAAAGCTTTCTTGACAAGGAGATAGGCGACCTGTCGACGCTTTCGCGCGCCGATCAGGAAAAGGAAATGCAGTGGTTCATCGACGCCGCCAAGCCGTTTGCCGGCATGGAGATCAAGGTGGTGTCGGAAACCATCGCCACCCATTCCTATGAATCACAGGTGCTGGCGCCCGCTTTCTCGGCCATCACCGGCATCAAGGTCACGCACGACACGATCCAGGAAGGCGACGTCGTCGAGAAGATCCAGACCCAGATGCAGACGGGACAGAACCTCTATGACGGCTGGGTCAACGACTCCGATCTGATCGGCACGCACTGGCGCTACCAGCAGGTGCGCAACCTGACCGACTGGATGGCAGGCGACGGCAAGGATGTTACCAACCCGAACCTCGACCTGAAGGACTTCATCGGCACGTCGTTCACGACGGCGCCCGACAAGAAGCTCTACCAGCTGCCCGACCAGCAGTTCGCGAACCTCTACTGGTTCCGCTACGACTGGTTCAACGACGAGAAGAACAAGGCCGATTTCAAGGCCAAGTACGGTTACGACCTCGGCGTGCCGGTCAACTGGTCGGCCTATGAGGACATCGCCGAGTTCTTCACCGGCCGCGAGATCGAC
This region of Mesorhizobium sp. M2A.F.Ca.ET.046.03.2.1 genomic DNA includes:
- a CDS encoding carbohydrate ABC transporter permease, translating into MTGANETTRVSETAITEVGSTLSQDEVAKLMRRRGEESRWWWIVPTLYIVVLLLPIYWLINMSFKTNTEIVSSLTLFPHNPTLANYRTIFTDASWYSGYINSITYVVMNMVISVAVALPAAYAFSRYRFLGDKHLFFWLLTNRMAPPAVFALPFFQLYSAFGLIDTYIAVALAHCLFNVPLAVWILEGFMSGVPKEIDETAYIDGYSFPRFFVKIFMPLIASGIGVACFFCFMFSWVELLIARTLTTTDAKPIAATMTRTVSAAGMDWGLLAAAGVLTLIPGAVVIWFVRNYIAKGFALGRV
- a CDS encoding peptidase; this encodes MTYCVGLKIDRGLVFMSDTRTNAGMDSISTFKKMHVWEEPGERVIVLMSAGNLATTQAVVSLLDERNKAVGDRHPKLLETPSMYQTVRLVGDTVKEVIEHASPNGDKADSYFNASFILGGQIKGSPPRLFMIYPEGNFIESTDDTPFFQIGETKYGKPIIIRAYDRTMGLAETVKLLLVSFDSTLKSNLSVGLPLDLLFLENDSFKVGLNRRIGQDDPYYRTISDGWSNALKAAFASLPDFPG
- a CDS encoding aspartate aminotransferase family protein; translated protein: MDNETFRDWSRRVADWGVDYRAGLRDRPVRPAIAPGEIFRSIEASPPETAEPMERIFADFEEKIVPGMTHWQHPRFFAYFPANAAPVSVVAEYLVSAMAAQCMLWQTSPAATELETRIVDWMRQALGLPEGLSGVIQDSASSATLAAVLTMRERALDWQGNKKGLAGQGKLRVYSSDQVHTSIDRAIWVSGIGEENLVRIPVSGRFRAMDPAALEAAIVADRAAGLLPAGIIACVGGTSIGGTDDIAAVAAVAERHGLYLHVDAAWAGSAMICPEYRHFWAGVEGADSIVFNPHKWLGAQFDCSIQFIRQPEDLVRTLAIKPEFLKTLGHDGIINYSEWSVPLGRRFRALKLWFLLRAYGLEGLRAMIRNHVAWSEGLAARLAREVDFELVSEPMLSLFSFRHKAPSGTNPDEHNLRLVNAINTDGRIYLTQTRVEGRVAIRFQAGQFESTAADVAAAFDVITEIARRPS
- a CDS encoding DeoR/GlpR family DNA-binding transcription regulator is translated as MFLSPRHAEIIQMAKDHGRVLVEDLATHFNVTPQTIRKDLNDLCDQRLLTRIHGGALFPSGIENMEYEARRKIAADEKEAIGGAAARLIPDNASLFINIGTTTEAVSKALLDHNGLMVITNNINVANRMRIYPTIEVVIAGGVVRGSDGGVVGEAAVDFIRQFKVDYAVIGASAIDHDGALLDFDFREVKVAQAIIANARHVILVSDRTKFERTAPVRIGHLSQVNTFITDRCDIPSIRRICEETEVRLIETALE
- a CDS encoding ABC transporter ATP-binding protein, translated to MLELRNVTKTIGAQEHIRDVSLTLQHGSLNVLLGPTLSGKTSLMRLMAGLDAPTSGSVWFDGKDVTGQPVQKRNVAMVYQQFINYPAMTVYENIASPLRVAGVDQARIDKEVRNAAALLKLTPYLDRTPLNLSGGQQQRTALARAIVKNASLVLLDEPLANLDYKLREELRAELPKIFAAAGTIFVYATTEPHEALLLGGNTATLSEGRVTQFGPTVEVFRKPVDLVTARTFADPPLNTIVLSKKGADFLLEGGVKLPVPPELAGIADASYTIGFQPHHLSLERPNASAVPVRAKVTITEITGSESFVHLDFADARWVMLAHGILDFETDDEVEVFIDPRHILVFDHNGRAVTASKLAA
- a CDS encoding ABC transporter ATP-binding protein, which gives rise to MARIDVNHIRHSYLPNPRKDSDFALKEVHHTFEDSGAYALLGPSGCGKTTLLNIISGLLHPSHGQLLFNGRDITNLSTQERNIAQVFQFPVIYDTMTVYDNLAFPLRNRRVPEADVDRKVRETLDMIDLASLAKKKARGLTADQKQKISLGRGLVRSDVNAILFDEPLTVIDPHMKWVLRSQLKQLHRRFGYTMVYVTHDQTEALTFADRVVVMYDGEIVQIGTPAELFERPRHTFVGYFIGSPGMNVLPVALEGRTAKLGAQRIELPGVPQTATGKAEAGAVELGIRPEYVRLGRDGMAVQVSKVEDVGRHKVVRANLEGREIAAVIGEDDEVPADPKVRFDPAGINIYADSWRVEMGA
- a CDS encoding sugar ABC transporter permease, which produces MDKTWNNKAWFLVLPVLVLVAFSAVIPLMTVVNYSGQDTFGNNVFFWAGTEWFEELLHSDRFWEAMVRNLIFSFIILAIEVPLGIFIALNMPKKGWGVPVCLVLMALPLLIPWNVVGTIWQVFGRNDIGLLGYYVNALGFNYNYVQDPFDAWVTVIIMDVWHWTSLVVLLCYAGLVSIPDAFYQAAKIDGASRWAVFRYIQLPKMQRVLLIAVLLRFMDSFMIYTEPFVVTGGGPGNSTTFLSIDLVKTALGQFDLGPAAAMSLVYFLIILLLSWVFYTVMTNYDAER
- a CDS encoding DUF2160 domain-containing protein; its protein translation is MNLDFSWMAWTWPTAAFFGTILLLLCGMAAWEYVSPGGNPRIGVLRFETTRGDRLFLSLLGSAFIHLAWLGLVGPNLWWALALSVVYAIGVFRYV
- the glpD gene encoding glycerol-3-phosphate dehydrogenase, with the translated sequence MDTSPIHDIFVIGGGINGCGIARDAVGRGFSVYLAEMNDLASGTSSGSTKLIHGGLRYLEFYEFRLVREALMEREVLWKNAPHIIWPMRFVLPYAKGLRPAWLIRLGLFLYDHIGGRKLLPATKTLDMASDPAGKPLKPLFRKAFEYSDGWVNDARLVALNARDAADRGAIIRTRTKVVSARRDASIWTVKVQNVLTGDTEEVRARLLVNAAGPWVDHVLQTAVGQNEVHNVRLVQGSHIVVAKKFDDPRAYFFQNKDGRIIFAIPYEEEFTLIGTTDRDYPGDPHDVKISDAEIDYLCAAASEYFAVAVKRSDIVWTYSAVRPLYDDGASKAQEATRDYVLKADGGEGVAPLVNAFGGKITTFRRLAESMLEKIEGFLGKRGKPWTHDAPLPGGDFPATGFDAQVARLKKTYPFLDQRLARRFTRLYGTRAEKLLGLAKSNADLGRNFGADLFEVEVRYLAENEWAVTADDVLWRRTKRGLHFSREQTAALEEFMRGLSSRHVAAAE